Proteins from one Pontibacter korlensis genomic window:
- a CDS encoding glycoside hydrolase family 9 protein — translation MLKRKRFLALIIAASAIAFTSIGVSGCVQTKNSGSSETAAAQAQSWVRINQLGYTPSGVKVAVWVSKSPQQLKQFELVDATTNKVVFKGSAGESFGAYGPFEQSCRLNFTTFNQPGSYYIKAGKATSPVFKVATDVYEGAADFALRYMRQQRSGFNPYLQDSCHTHDGYTMYGPMPDSTLLDVSGGWHDASDYLQYATTSANATYHLLAAYRDFPEVFTDKHLDNGLEGSNGAADVLDEARWGLTWLSKMHPREDWLFNQLADDRDHQGLRLPTKDDVDYGMGKGKARPVYFATGAPQGLGKYQNRATGVASTAGKFTSAFALAAQIYSDKDEKLANMFARKAASAFKLGLAKPGVAQTAPNRAPYFYEEDNWVDDMQLGAAALHQLTGEQEYFNQAYAYGQQEKVTPWMGADTARHYQWYPFHNFGHYELAKKAEAPKRAELVSFYKEGIERVFQKAKENAFYRGIPFIWCSNNLTTSFAIQSHLYRELSNDETYAELEQANIDWLFGCNPWGTSMIYGLPAHGDTPVDPHSSLTYLHNYPLDGGLVDGPVYGSIFRNLKGIQLTKPDEYAAFQSNLVVYHDDFGDYSTNEPTMDGTASLVYLLAAKEKSARQEAQTKK, via the coding sequence ATGTTAAAAAGAAAAAGATTCCTCGCGCTCATTATAGCAGCATCTGCCATAGCCTTTACAAGTATCGGTGTTTCTGGTTGCGTGCAAACTAAAAACTCCGGCTCTAGTGAAACTGCCGCAGCACAGGCTCAGTCGTGGGTTCGTATCAATCAATTAGGGTACACGCCTTCAGGAGTAAAAGTGGCTGTGTGGGTAAGCAAATCGCCGCAGCAGCTTAAGCAGTTCGAGCTTGTAGATGCCACTACCAATAAAGTTGTTTTTAAAGGCAGTGCAGGTGAATCTTTTGGAGCTTACGGGCCTTTCGAACAGTCCTGCCGGCTCAACTTTACAACATTTAACCAGCCTGGCAGCTACTATATAAAGGCAGGAAAAGCAACATCACCAGTTTTTAAGGTTGCGACTGATGTTTACGAAGGAGCTGCGGATTTTGCCCTTCGCTATATGCGGCAGCAGAGGAGTGGCTTCAATCCTTACCTGCAGGACTCCTGCCACACCCATGATGGCTATACTATGTATGGACCGATGCCAGACAGTACATTGCTTGATGTATCCGGAGGTTGGCACGACGCATCAGATTACCTGCAGTATGCTACCACATCAGCCAACGCTACTTATCACCTTCTGGCTGCCTACCGCGATTTCCCGGAGGTGTTTACAGATAAACACCTGGACAATGGACTCGAAGGAAGCAACGGAGCAGCAGATGTGCTGGATGAGGCAAGGTGGGGGCTAACATGGCTTTCTAAAATGCACCCTCGGGAGGATTGGCTTTTTAACCAACTGGCAGATGATCGGGATCACCAAGGGTTGAGACTGCCTACTAAAGATGATGTGGATTATGGAATGGGAAAAGGGAAAGCCCGTCCGGTATACTTTGCTACCGGCGCGCCACAAGGCCTGGGCAAGTACCAGAACAGAGCAACAGGCGTAGCCTCAACAGCAGGCAAGTTTACCAGTGCCTTTGCCCTGGCTGCCCAAATCTATAGCGACAAGGATGAAAAGCTGGCAAATATGTTTGCCAGAAAAGCAGCTTCGGCATTTAAACTTGGTTTGGCAAAACCGGGTGTAGCTCAAACGGCACCGAACCGTGCACCATACTTTTATGAGGAGGATAACTGGGTAGATGATATGCAATTGGGTGCTGCGGCGCTGCATCAGCTTACCGGGGAGCAGGAGTACTTTAACCAGGCCTATGCCTATGGCCAACAGGAGAAGGTAACACCATGGATGGGAGCAGATACAGCCAGGCATTACCAGTGGTATCCTTTTCATAACTTCGGACACTATGAGCTGGCAAAGAAAGCGGAAGCACCTAAAAGAGCAGAGCTAGTCAGTTTTTATAAGGAAGGCATTGAGAGAGTTTTCCAGAAAGCGAAAGAGAATGCCTTTTACCGCGGCATACCTTTTATCTGGTGCTCTAACAACTTAACAACCTCTTTCGCTATACAAAGCCACCTCTACCGTGAGCTCAGCAACGATGAGACCTATGCGGAGCTGGAGCAGGCAAATATTGACTGGCTGTTTGGCTGCAATCCCTGGGGCACGAGTATGATATATGGCCTACCCGCGCATGGCGACACGCCTGTTGATCCTCACTCGTCGCTGACTTACCTGCACAACTACCCACTGGATGGAGGTTTGGTTGATGGACCTGTTTACGGTAGTATCTTCAGAAACCTGAAAGGCATACAGTTAACCAAGCCGGATGAGTATGCTGCCTTTCAGTCGAACCTGGTGGTGTATCATGACGACTTTGGGGATTACAGCACCAATGAACCAACGATGGACGGTACAGCATCACTGGTATACCTGTTAGCTGCCAAAGAAAAGAGTGCCCGACAGGAAGCACAGACTAAAAAATAA
- a CDS encoding peptidoglycan recognition family protein, which translates to MKQALFFALIAVLFFSCQRPATQQLVPENIAYLSRADWGAKPAVLPMRPHDLTRLTIHHTATRQLPEKPLKEKMVLLQKFSQEESVLASGKTKPVWTDIPYHLYVDCNGVVAEGRELAYAGDSNTAYDPAGHLLVVVEGNFEEEEITPEQLVTLEALVPALAKRYNIPADSIGGHLDFAMTLCPGKGLYEKLSHFRELVAHQK; encoded by the coding sequence ATGAAGCAAGCTTTATTCTTTGCTCTTATTGCCGTATTGTTTTTTAGCTGCCAGCGGCCAGCAACGCAGCAACTTGTACCGGAAAATATAGCTTATCTTTCACGTGCAGATTGGGGTGCTAAGCCTGCTGTACTACCAATGCGACCTCACGACCTCACGCGCCTCACCATACACCATACTGCTACCCGCCAGTTACCTGAAAAGCCACTTAAGGAAAAAATGGTTTTGCTGCAGAAGTTCTCGCAGGAGGAAAGTGTGTTGGCAAGTGGTAAAACGAAACCGGTGTGGACAGATATACCTTATCACTTGTATGTCGACTGTAATGGTGTTGTGGCTGAGGGGCGGGAACTAGCCTATGCTGGAGACTCCAACACTGCCTATGATCCGGCAGGCCACCTACTGGTGGTGGTAGAAGGGAACTTTGAAGAAGAGGAAATCACTCCCGAACAGCTGGTAACTTTAGAGGCGCTGGTACCGGCACTTGCAAAGCGCTACAACATCCCGGCTGATAGTATAGGTGGCCACCTTGACTTTGCCATGACGCTATGTCCGGGTAAAGGGCTGTATGAAAAACTGTCTCATTTCAGGGAGTTGGTGGCTCATCAGAAATAA
- a CDS encoding DUF4397 domain-containing protein gives MKNILYKSFVVLAAGLMLGACEENAIEDYNEPVTSGAFVKFAHTAADAPMVNFYLDNAKITALAANSAGEEQGLSYATISVFPASYGYANVPAGSHNLQAISPATTGAGVVASSSVNFEEGEHYTTFLVGETGAFEAFVVEDELPAENYAQTHVRFVNVLKHAPAAFDAEIVRTATSETPETRTSLGNDVAFKGNTAYVAIEPQGSYLVELKTVDEEGEEVTLKSASFSPVAGRVYTLFLRGNADGSTVSSTLIRDR, from the coding sequence ATGAAGAATATACTGTATAAATCATTTGTTGTGCTGGCAGCTGGCCTAATGCTGGGAGCCTGCGAAGAAAATGCTATAGAGGATTATAATGAGCCGGTCACAAGTGGAGCATTCGTAAAGTTTGCACACACTGCGGCAGATGCTCCTATGGTGAATTTCTACCTGGATAACGCTAAGATCACTGCTTTAGCCGCAAATTCTGCAGGGGAAGAGCAAGGTCTTTCTTATGCCACTATTTCTGTGTTCCCGGCTAGTTATGGTTACGCTAACGTGCCAGCTGGTAGCCATAATCTGCAGGCTATAAGCCCGGCTACTACAGGTGCTGGAGTTGTGGCAAGCTCGTCTGTAAACTTTGAAGAAGGAGAGCACTATACTACTTTCTTAGTAGGTGAAACAGGTGCTTTCGAAGCCTTTGTGGTTGAAGACGAGTTGCCTGCTGAGAACTATGCGCAGACACACGTTCGCTTTGTGAATGTGCTAAAGCATGCACCTGCTGCATTTGATGCAGAGATAGTTCGAACAGCTACTTCCGAAACACCAGAAACCAGAACATCTCTTGGTAATGATGTTGCCTTCAAGGGTAATACTGCTTATGTAGCTATTGAGCCACAGGGTTCTTATTTGGTAGAGCTTAAGACAGTGGATGAAGAAGGTGAGGAGGTTACGTTAAAATCCGCTAGCTTTTCTCCTGTTGCAGGCCGTGTTTACACGCTATTCCTGCGTGGGAATGCTGATGGCAGCACTGTTTCCTCTACTTTAATCCGTGACAGATAA